GCCCCACGCGCCGGATGCGCTTCACACCCACCTCGGTGAGGCGGTTGTGGATGGCGAGCAGCTCGTATTGCCGCATTTGCAGAAATGACGGGTACACCGGCACTTTCCGGCCCTGGTCGTAGCGAAACCGTCGCCGCACCAGCCCCAGCGGCGAGGCCGCGTAGATATTCACCGCCCCGAAGTGGTATTCGCCCCGCTTAGTGGGCCGCAATTGGTAGTTGATTATCTGGGTTTCGCCGGCGCCTATACGCGCCTGAAACAGCACATCGCGCCGCTGAAACTGATGCGGAATCTCATCGATGGTTTCGGTGGAAATGGGAAACCGGTAGTGGTTTTCGAGGTAAATCTGAATGTCGTTTTCGGAACCGTTGGCTAGCTTGTCGCCCATCACGCGGCGGGCAAACACCGGCGCGGTCTTGTTGCGGCCCGGCGCGTAGAGTAGCAGCACATCGAGCAGCGTCAGCAGCACCAGCAGGCCCAGGGCAATGCGCATGGGCCCCAGCAGCCAGGGCAGAAAAAACGCCACCACTAAGCCCACCACCAGGCCCGCGATTAGAATGAAAAACCTCTTGGTCAGGAATACGGACATGTCGCGCGACGTTTCGCGAAGTTTAAAAGGGAAGTCTCGCGAAGTCTAAAAGGCCTACCAACATCGACCATCGACTTGGCGAGACTTTATTTCAAACTTGGCTACAATTTGCGCGCTAGCGGGGTACCTCGATTTGCTGCATAATCTGCTTCACCACGTCATCGGGCGTGCTGCCTTCCATCTCGCGTTCGGGGGTTAGCATGATGCGGTGGCGCAGCACGCTAGGTGCTAGAAACTGCACGTCTTCGGGCGTCACAAAGTCGCGGCCGCGCAGGGCGGCCAGGGCTTTGGCGCCGTTGAGCAAGGCCAGTGAGGCACGGGGCGACGCACCCAGGTACAGCGATTTGTGGGCGCGCGTTTGGCCCACCAGCTTGGCGATATACTCCAGAATGTTGGGCTCGACGCGCTGCTGCCGTATCTGCTGGCGCAGGGCGTGCAAGTCTGCGGCTGAAAGGATGGGCTGCACGGCTTCCAGATTGGTGCTGCCCAGGCCGGCGTGGTGGCCGCTGAGAATCTGCACTTCCTCGGCTAGGGTGGGGTAGCCCACGTGCAGCTTAAACAGAAAGCGGTCGAGCTGGGCTTCGGGCAGGCGATAGGTGCCTTCCTGCTCCACGGGGTTTTGGGTGGCCAGCACCAGGAAGGGCTCGGCCATGGGGTAGGAGGTGCCGTCCTGGGTCACGGTGCGCTCCTCCATCACCTCAAACAGGGCCGATTGCGTTTTGGCGGGCGCGCGGTTGATTTCGTCAATCAGCACCACGCTGGCGAAAATGGGGCCGGGCCGAAACTCAAAGTCGGACTTGTTCTGCCGGTAAACCGAGGTGCCCAGCACGTCCGAGGGCATCAAATCGGGTGTGAACTGGATGCGGCTGAACGGTACTTCCAGCGTGCGAGCCAGCAGCTTCGCCATGAGGGTCTTGGCTACGCCGGGCACGCCTTCCAGCAGCACGTGGCCATCGGCCAGCACGGCGGTGAGCAGCAGCTCCAGGAGTTCGGTTTGGCCCACGATGATTTTGCCGATTTCCTGCCGAATAGCGTCGGTTTGGGCCGTGAGGCGGGCAAAGTCGGTGCGCGGTGCGAAGGTCGCTTCGGGGGCGGCGGGTGTTTCTAGCGCGTCGATGACTGGAGTGGGGGAGAAGTCCGGGGTTTCGTTTTCCATGGAGCTATAAAGTGCTGGCGTAGCCAATAAACGTCTGGGCGGTTTCCTCGTCGGCGCAGGCGGCAAGAAGCAGCTGATGAATTTTTTGAGCGTATTCTTTCGAGACTAAATTTCTGGAGACGAGCACCAAGTCCTGCAGCAACGACACATATTTGCCCCAGTTGAGGTCGGCTAGCAGCGCTTTCTCGCGGGCTGAGGCGGCTCGTGCGAAAAGGTCATCGTCCCAGTTGCAGTTTATCAGGACCATCAGCTTTTCAACGGTGAGCATGCGACGGAAGGCAGTGGGGAAAGGAAAAAAGCAAATCGGAAAGGTGAAAGAAGCTTAAAAATTGGCCTGGAGTAGGCTTCAGGTGGCTTTACTGGAATAATACAATTTGCTAAAAAGGGTCATTCTACGTTCAGTGCAATATTGAGCTAACGGTTGGCTTCGCGGCGAAAATCACTTAATGCTTTGCTCAATACCAGTAGTTGGTGGTCGGTCATGCGGGGCGCGGTGCGGGCAAAATTGACGAGTCTAAGCAACTCGTCTACCCGGGGGCGGGGCACTCCAGCCTTCTGGCTTAGCCGCTCGCGGAAGTCGGGGTCGCCAAAATCGGGGCTGGTTTCCTGGAAGCGAGTGCGCAGGTAGTCCAGAAACAGCCCAACTTTTTTCTCGGCAATGAGGGCATGGCTGCTGCCCTGGCGGTAGAGGCCGGCCACGGTGCGCGTGAAGAGCAATGTGGTATTGGGCAGCGGCTTCAGCGTCGGGATGATGCGCTGGCGGCGCCGGGCTGCCACCAGCACAAAGAGCAAGGCGCCCACAAGCGTGAGGTAATAAGCCTGGCGCAGAGCATCGTGGGCAAACACCACACGCAGCAGCGACTGCTCGCTGGCGGGCCCTTGCTTCTGATACTCATCCCACCAGGTGCGGCGGGCCGGCAGGTACGCCAGCGCCGCTGCCGCAAAAGCCGCCGAGCGCGGCCGCAGCAGGTAGTAGTTGGTAAAAGCCAGGGGCGCGCTGCAGAGGTAAAAATGGCCGCGGCCGTAATTGAGCCGAATAAATACTGCCCGGCCTTGCGCATCCGTGGCCAGGGTGCGCCCCACTCGGCCCGAATCAACCACAAAGTGCTGCGCCCAGGCGCCGGGCAGGCGAATTTGGGCGTGCCGCAAGGCCGGGTTGGTGAAGCGCAGGTCGATGGAATCGGCCACGGGCAAGCCGGCCGAGCCCTTACGGGTAGGCAGCAGGGTTTCGACGGCAGAAAAGCCCAGCGTATCGCGAAGAAAGGGGGCCTGTTCGCTAAAGTCTTCGGCGGCAATAAACACGTCGTTGCCCAGGGAGGCAAAAGCCAGCAAGGCCCGCGTATCCGCCCTGTCGATTCTAAACTCCTGGCTTATAAAAAGGTAATTGGCCTTTGCCTTCTTGACAGGTGCCAAGGCTACCCATTTGCTATTAGAATGAAGGGCACTAGTATCGTCTTTTGGTATAGGTTGGGCTGCAACCGATTCAGTGGATGAAGATGCGTTGTGCTCACCTTGAGTCACCGTCGCTGAATCTGCAGAAGCGTCTATTGGACCGGGCTCGTCGGTTCCGGTGAGCTGATTGTACACAGGCAGGCGCACGGCCTCGATGGAGTCGGTGCCGAGCAAGCGGGGGAGCTGGTCGTAGAGCACGAAGGCGCCGTAAGGAATCTTGTCCTTGTTGGTGTAGGTCGGCGTCCAGTTCAGGGGCTTGGGCCGGTTGTATTCCAGCACCACATAGCCCACAAACAGCAGCACAATGCCCAACAGATACAGCCGAAAGGTGGTGAGCTGGCGCATCAGGCAGGCAAGATATTAGGAGAAACAACGGCTGGGGGAGCGGTGGCCGCCCGGGTGCCCAGCAACGCCGTTACGGCCCGCTGGCCTGCCCGGGCCTGCTGGTAGAGGGCGGCATTCAGGCGCAGCTCGCCGTACCACACGTACTCAAACTGCCGGGTAGCGCCACGAAAAGCCTCACGCAGGGGGCCTGCGGCCAGCTCCGCCAGGTAGGCGTGGTTGGTTTTGTCGGCTTGCCACTGGATGAGGCCCCGGTCGGTGAGGTGCTTCAATACTTCCAGGTAGCCCAGGCGCGTGGCCAGGCGGAAGTTGCCGGCTTCCTCGGCTTCGGCAATGCGAGTGGTGAAGTCTACTTCGTGAATGTTTTCGGTGGCGGTATCGTAGGCCAGCAGCCCGCGCCGAGCCGAGCGGCCAAAGGCCGCCGTAATGTCTACTTGCAGCAGCTTAAGCACCGCGTAGGCGAGCACCGCGAGCAGCGCCGCATAAAAGCCGTACTTCCAGGCTTGGCTCCAGCTACTCCAGGTGCCGGAGGACGACGGCTTGCCCAGCAGCCGGCTCAACCAGCGCCACACCCGCGCCCAGAAGGCGTCCCAGGCATCGGTGCTGGCGTCGGGCTCCACGTAGCGAAACTCGCGTTGGGCTCTTAGCTCGCGCAGGCGAGTCGTATTGAGTTGCCGCACGGGCAGGGCTGTACTGCGGTCTGGGGGTAGGGGCTGGCGGTGACTGGTGGCAGAAGGAACTGCTGGCTGAGGGCTGGCCGTAGCGGGCAAGGCCGCAGCCAGGCAAAGCGCCAACACCGACCGCCGGACCAGATGGTCCCGTTTGCTTAAGTTATTTAGAATAGCCCCGAATCTGCGCACGCTGTGAGAGTATCTGAAAATCTGGTTGGATTTTGGAGCTAGTGCTTGGCAGCTTGCGCCTTTCTGGCTCAACTACTCAGTCGTCTGTCATTCTGAGCGGAGCGAAGTATCTTCTCACGTTCGAACGATTGCTGCAGCCGTGAGAAGGCCCTTCGCTCCGCTCAGGATGACAGACGTTTGGTTTATTGTATCAAGCGTTAGTACTCGCCTTCATCATCGGGCCGGTAGGTGCTGTTGCTCACGTGGGGCGCCGGCGTTTGGCCCAATGAATCCACGAGCTGGCGCAGGCCGATGCCGTCTTTGCGCTCCACAAGGTTGAAGTACTGAAACAGCATGGCCACCAAGGGCAGCACGGCCGTGAAAATCCAGCCCAAGGCGTAGATGCTCGTAGCGGCTACACTCAGAATTCCGGAGTCGAAGCCGGGCAGCTTGAGCATCGTGCGGGCCACCATCAGGCCGTAGAAAGGTATCATGAACAGGTAGTTCACGATGCCAGTAATAAAAGACATTATCATGTACAGGCCCAGCGAGGACCACCATTTGCCCTTTATCAGGTAAAACGAGCGGCGCAGCGACGCCAGTATACCCTCGTCTTCCAGCCAGATAATGGGGGAATACAGTGTGAGACACACCACCACCCAGAAGGCAGGAAACACAATGAGGAACATAAAGCCCGGTCCTATCAAGGCCAAGCCGCCCATGAGCACGCCCATGCCCGCCAGCATCAGCAGGCTCAGCACCAGCCAAGCGGCTACCACACGCCCCAGCCGCTTCCACACAAACGCCCACACCTGAGCGGGCTGCACCACTTCCTGCGGCGGTGTGCTAATGCGCACCCGCACAAAGGCATATACCGTGCTCGAAAGCAAGAGAAATGCAGCCAGAAAACCCACTGTAGCCATTCCCATGCCCAGGAAAGACGAGTTGCCGAGCATGCTAATGCGCCCTCCATGCCCCGAGCGCCCGGTAATCGGTATCATGCTTAGCATGTTGCTCAAAAACAGCCCCATGCCGATGCCTGCCAGTAGCGCGCCCGGCAGCACGAAATACAGCAGGCACTTAAACAGTGGCCTAAATTGGGCCATCACAAACTCGAACGTGGCCCCGACTTTGGCTCCAAAATCACGCTCCCGCCGAAAATCGGCTTCGCGGGTGTAAGTAAGCTTTGCTTGCATATCAAAAGGCAGAAAAAAAGAAGCAGGGTTAAGCAACCGCTTTGGCCTCCAGCCGGCGCACCAGCCGAATGGGGTACACAATAAAATACCAACCAATGAAGGCCGCTGAGCTGCCGATAATGGCCAGGCTGGCGGCCACAGGCATCTCGGTGTGGCGCGTCACGAAGCCTTCCAGAAAGCCGGCCACCACAAAAATGGGCACCAGCCCAATGGCCAGTTTCAGGCCATCGCGCGCCGAGTGGCGAAAGGCTTCGGCCCGGCCGTAGGTGCCCGGAAACAACAGGCCCCGCGCCATCACAAAGCCCGCAGCGCCCGCCACTATCACGGCCGAGATTTCCAGCGTGCCGTGAATCCAGATGGTGAGCACCGAGGCGCGCAGCACGTGGTAGTGGTAGAAAAAGTACTGGAAAGAGCCCAGCATCAGCCCGGTGCGAAACAGCTGCACCAGCGTGCCCACGCCCAGGGTCACGCCCTGTACGAAGATGTTGAGCGCCACGTAGATGTTATTGGCCGTGATGCCCAGAAACATCAGCGTTTCGCCCTGCTGCTTGTACACGGCCATGGGGTCGCCCTTGCGGATGTTTTCGATGGTCTGGTTTACGTAGGTGTCGCCCATTATCACCCGCACAAAAGTGTCGTCGTAAGCCGCCGACAGGGCCCCCAGAAACGTGAAGACCGCGAAGAGTAGGGCCGTGACCGCCAGCGTGCGGTGGTGCCGCGCCACCACCAGCGGCAGCTCCACGGCCCAAAACCGGGCAAAGCGCCCGCTGCTCTCGCGCTTATTGGCATAGAGGCGCTGGTGCAGCTTGCTGGTAAGGGCGTTGAGGTAGGCGGTGGTAGGCGAGGTGGGGTAAAACGTTTGGGCGTAGGCCAGGTCGTCGGTGAGGGCCACGAAGCGGGCGGCCAGCTCGTCGGGGCCGGCCGGGGGCTGCCGCTCGTACTGCTGCCAGCGCTCCTGGTTCTGACGCAAAAAAACGGCTTCTCGCATTGCTTGAATTTGAAGGGCTTAAAGATAGCAAGTGGCTGCCAGCGGGCCGCATTCAGCGGCGCCTTGCTTATTAAGCTGCGCTTGGGCTTATCTTTGGGCCATGCCCGCACTCTTGGCCCGTCGCTATTACCGCTATTGCTATTGCGCACCCTCCTGGTGCGAAGCGGCCCTGGCGTGGCGCGGCTAGTCCCGGCACTCCTCTTGCAAATCTGCAAATGCCTGCTTCCCACCTCGGAGGCAGGTATTTTTATTTCAGGTCAATTTCACTTTCGCTTTTTTATGACCCACGCCCCCGCCACCGCTGCTTTCGTTGCCCTCGAGCAAGACTACGCCCTCTACACGCCCGCCGACCAATGGGTGTGGCAAACATTGTTTGAGCGCCAGATGCAGGTGCTGCCCACCGTGGCGTCGCGCCGGTTTCTCGAGGGCCTACCCCGCGTAGACTTCCAAGCCACCAAAATCCCCGACTTTGCCGAGGTGAACCCGCTGCTGGACGCGGCCACGGGCTGGAGCCTGGTGGCCGTGCCCGGCATCGTGGACGACCGTACCTTTTTTGAGCTGCTGGCGGCCCGCCGCTTCCCGGCCACCACTTGGCTGCGCACGCCAGCACAACTCGACTACCTCGAAGAGCCCGACATGTTCCACGACGTGTTTGCGCACGTGCCCCTGCTTACCGACCGGTTTTTTGCCGACTTCCTGCAGGCCGTGGGCACCCTGGCCCTTCGCCACCTGCACGATGCCCTGGCCGTGGAGCTGCTCTCGCGCCTGTACTGGTTCACCGTCGAGTTTGGGCTGATTGCCGAAGGCAGCAGCTTGCGCATTTACGGGGCGGGTATTCTATCCTCGGGCGGCGAAACGCGGTTTTGCCTGAGTGACGAGCCCGCCCGCCGGCCCTTCGATGTGGTCGACATCCTGGCCACGCCCTATGTAAAAGACCGCATGCAGGACGTGTACTTCGTCATCGATTCGTACGAGCAGCTCGCCGCCTCCGTGCCTGCCCTCGAGGCCGAGCTGCTGCGGCTGCTGGCCCTGCAGCCGGCATCCATCGGCTAAGCCCTATTTTGCGGGGCTGAAAACATTCTACCCCGCTTTTGCATGAGCTCCATCCGCGTCCACACCGCCCAAAACGTCACGCTTGAGTACGAAGTCGCCGGCCTGGGCGACCGCATCGTGGCCACCATTATCGACTACGTGGTGCTGGGCGCCTGGGCTATTGCTTGCGGATTGATAATCACCATGGTATCCTCTTCAGGAGGTGGCTTGAACAAGATGAACGTTGGGGTAATTGCCATGCTGTCGCTCATTGGTTTGCCCTACGTTTTCTACAACCTTGTGTGTGAGGTTTTCTTCAATGGCCAGAGCATCGGCAAAAAAGCCATAAACATCAAGGTGATGCGCCTCGACGGTACGGCTCCCCGCATCGGCGATTACTTGCTGCGCTGGCTGCTGCGCATTGTTGACCTTCAGTTTGCTGGGCTGGTGGCTATTATCACCATTGCGGCCAATGGCCGCGGGCAGCGCCTCGGCGACCTTGCTGCCGGCACCACTGTGGTAAAGCTGCGCCCAAGCCAGCCGCATACGGCGCCACCCACCGAACTCAGCGCCTTGGCAGGCTACCAGGTAGTCTTTCCAGAGGCCGCCTTGCTCGCCGACCACGACGTGGCCCTGGTGCGCCAGCTGCTGCACCAAGCCAGTGCCCGTCAAAACTATCAGTTGCTGAACGAGCTAGCTAATAAAGTAAAGTCCCTGACCGGCATCCGCACTGACTTGCAGGACGGTCCCTTCCTGCAAACCATTCTGCGCGACCATGCTCACCTGGCCGGGCAGTAGCCTGGTTTTGTTTGAATGACTTTCCACACAAAAAAGCCTTCCTGAACACTCAGGAAGGCTTTTTGTGTGGAAAAGGCGCGCTTATTCCACTACCAGCTGACGTGCCGCAGCCAGCTGCCCATCCACTACGAGGCGAGCCATGTACAAGCCCGCTTTCAGGTTGCCGGTTTGCAAAAGCAAGGTTTGGGTGCCCCTCGGCAGCACCGCCGAAACTTGGGTGGCTACGCGGCGGCCTGCCGCATCATATACAGCCAACTCCACGCGCCCAGCCCGTGCCAGGGCGAAAGTGAGGCGGGCGCTGCCGTTAGCCGGGTTGGGGTAGAGGCTGAAGCCGCTGGCCAGGTCGGTGCGCTCGCGCGCGGCGGTGGTTACGCCGGTACCGGCTGCTACCGCAATGTCGCGGGCCGCTATCCCGTTGCCAATGGCGCCCACCAGGGTAGTGGCTCCGGTGGTCAGGTTTACGGTGTACAAGCTGGTGTTGGCGCTGGTGCCGGTGTTGGCCACCAGGTACGCCGTGTTGGTGCCCGCCGCCGGGGAGTAGATGTCCAGGTCTACGTTGGGCGTGGTGGCGTTTGCGGTTATTCCCGTGGCTCCTACCGTGTTCAGGGTGCCGTTGTTGGGTGGGTTCTGGGTGGTGAGGATGTTCAGGCTCAGGTCGTAGTTGTAGAGCGTAGTGGCGGCGGCAGTGGCTCCTGCCACGCTGTTGGTGTACGCCACCGCGCCAATGTTGGGGGTAGCGGCACTGTTGGCATCGGTGGTGGCATAGGCCAGCGGGGTGTCGGTGGCGGCGATGGTGCCGTCGGCGGGGTTCAGGCGCACGTTCGTCCGGTTGCCGCTGGTCACGCGGATGCGGTCCACGGTCGGGTTGAAATCAAAGCCGACCTTGCCCGTGCCCAGCGCCAGGGCAACGGGGGCAGTGTTCACGGCCACGGCTGCCCCCGTCAGGGAGTTAAGGGTATACAGCTGATAGGTTTGCGCCGTGGCGTTGTAGCCCAGGGCGTACAACGAGTTGGTCGCCGGGCGAATATCCATGCCCACCAGCGTCTGAGCAGCATCTACGCCGGTAATGCCCACGGAGGTCCGAATAAGGCCCGGCTGGGCCGTGTCGAAGGTGAGCAGGTTGGTGCCAGCCAGGGCATACACCAATTGGCCGCTAACGGCTGGCAGCGTGGCCGGCCGGTCGATGGCAAAGGCAATGTCGGTAACCAGCGTGCCAACCGGCCCAATGGCCCCAACGGCCATCATGCCGGTTCCCATGATGAAATCCAGCGTGTAGAGCTGCGTGGTGGGCGCAGCCGCCGTGCCCGTGGCAATGGTCAGGTACGCAGTGTTTGCGCGGGTCGTCGGGTTAAAATAGATGTCGAGGTCGGTGGCCAGGGCCGTTGCTGTGTTCACCATAAGCTGGGCCCGGCTATTGAGCGTGCCCGCGTTCGGTGGGTCCTGCGTGGTGTAGCGGCTGTTGGCCTCGTCGATATCGTAAAGCACCGTCATGGTGGCCCCAATAAAGGAGTTGCCATAGGCCACCGCGCCTACGCCGGGCGTTTGGCCCGCATTGGCATCGGTGGCCGCGTAGGCCAGGTTGGTATCGGTGGCCGCGAGAGCCCCATTATTGGGGTTGAGCCGGAAGTTGCTGTTGTTATTGCCCGTCACGCGGATGCGGTCGACGGTGGGGTTAAAGTCGAAACCGATGCGGTTCGTGGTGGGGCCTAGGTTCAGGGTAAGGGCGGCACCCACTGGCGAAAGGGCGCCCGTGGTGGTGTTCAGGGTATAGAGCTGGGCCTGCGTGCCGGTGGGGTTGTAGCCCAGGGCAAACAGCTGCCCGGTATTTGGCCGGGTGTCGAGCCCCACCAGCGTTTGCCCAACGCCCAGCCCCGTAATGGGCAACGTAGCCGTGAAGGTGCCAGGAGCAGTGGCATCAAACGTAACCAGCGAAGTAGCTGCCATACCTGCCACCGAGGCCAGACCATAAACCGTTTGGGCCGAAGCGGGCAACATGGCAGCACCAGCTAGGAGAGTACCGAAAGCCGCCCCTTTCAAGGCCGCTTTCCAAGGAGTAGAAGTAATGAGCATCAACGTAAGGGTTTGGTAAGCTGAGAAATAACATTCAGATATTGAGCTACGGAATCTATTTCTCTTTCGGATTTCCCTTTCTCACTATTTAACCTCGTTTTAATCTGGCAGTTGGGCTGGCTGGCCCAAGTCTGGTTGCGGTACCTGAAACCTCATGAAGGTAGTGGACCAAGGCAGAAGCCAATACGTGGTTCCTAAAACGAAAAAGCGGCTTGCCCAATTTGGGCAAGCCGCTTTTGCAGGGACCGGACTAGGGGCAGCGCCCTTAGTTGCGGGTCATGAGCTTGTTGGTGGCCAGCTCCGTGAAGGGAATGGGCCACACGTAGAGCAGGTCGCTGGGGGCAACCGCCGAAACCGAGCCTTTGCCTGGAATGGTGGCGTTGAGGCGCATGAGGTCGATGTTGCGAATGCCCTCGCCTAAAAACTCAATGCGTCGCTCCAACAGGATGGCATCAATCAGCCCCGTGGCCGAGCTCAGGCCGGCGGCGGTGTATACCCCAGCCGGATTGGACCGGCCGCGCACGGCATTCAGCAGCAACAGAGCCTGGGGGTCGACGCCGGGGGTGGTGCGCGCCCGCGCCTCAGCCAGGTTCAGCATTACTTCCGCGTAGCGCATCACCGGCGCTTTGTCGGTGTAGGGATTGGGCGCCCCGGTCGGGTACTTTTTCAAGTACGACTCAGTGCCCGATACAAGCACAAAGTTGGTGCGGCGGGCATCGGCAGCGGCCCAGGCCGGGTTGCTCAGAATGCCCCCGGGCCCGGAATTCAGGGAGTATTCGCCATTGCCGCCCCCGCCCTGGGGCAGGTAATAAAAGGCCAGCTGGTTTTGGGTGCCGGGCTGATCCTGGGACGTAAAGGGGAAAGACAAGATGCTTTCCGTCGTTTCCTGCGGCACCGCAAACACAGCGGCCACCGACGCATTCAGCGCATTGGGCACGCCGGTGGGTGCCACAAAAGGCCCCGTCGCCGGCACCAGTTTGTTGGCTTCCCGTATCACGTCGTCGTACTTGGCCATGCTCAGGTATACCCGCGTTTTCAGGGCAATGGCCGTGTTGCGGTGCGCCCGCGTCACGTTCAGGGGGGCAGAGCCGTTGTTGAGCGGCAGGTTTTTCTCGGCAAAGTCCAGGTCGGCCAGAATTTGGGTGTACACCTCGCCCACCGAGCTGCGCGCCAGGTCGTTGTTTTTGTCGTCCACTTCCCCCTTCAGGCGCAGCGGCAGGCCGGGCTTGCTGCCGTTGCCGTCCACGTAGGGCCGGGCGTATAGCTGCAGCAAAGAGTAGTAGCACAGGGCCCGCAGCAGCCGCCCTTCGCCCCGGTAGTTATTGGCCTTGTTGGCATAATCGGCGGGAAACACCGGCGCTACAAACTTGGAAGCGTTGGCGTCGAGGCCGTCGAGGAACACGTTGATTTGGTTGATGGCCTGATAGGCGGCGCCCCAGGTGTTGATGACGTCGTTCTGCGACGTTTCGGTGAGCGTGTGGTTCCACACACCCGTTCCGGTAACGCCGTTCGAGCGCAGGTTGATGAAGTCATTGGCCCGGATGTCGTTGTAAATCTGGAACCGGCCCCCCAGAAAGGTGCCCGACTTCACGTAGGCATACATGTTGTTGGCCTGCAGCTCGATGCGGGCGGGCGAACTGAACACCACTTTGTCGGAAAACAGAATTTCGGGCTTCGGGTTCAGCTTGTCGGGCTGGCAGGCGAAGGTGCCCACTGCCAAAAACGACCAGCACACCGCGATGGCCACTTTGTTGGTTATCGATATGTTCATGAGGTATTGAAGCAAGAAGGTTAGAAGCCAATGTTGAAGCCCACGGTGTAGGTGCGGGCCTGGCCCACCGAGTTGCGGTCGACGCCCGCGCCGGTATTGCTAGCTCCGTTGGTAGATATTTCCGGGTCGATGCCCGAGTACTTGGTCAGCAGGGCAGCGTTTTGCACCT
This region of Hymenobacter sedentarius genomic DNA includes:
- a CDS encoding AAA family ATPase — protein: MENETPDFSPTPVIDALETPAAPEATFAPRTDFARLTAQTDAIRQEIGKIIVGQTELLELLLTAVLADGHVLLEGVPGVAKTLMAKLLARTLEVPFSRIQFTPDLMPSDVLGTSVYRQNKSDFEFRPGPIFASVVLIDEINRAPAKTQSALFEVMEERTVTQDGTSYPMAEPFLVLATQNPVEQEGTYRLPEAQLDRFLFKLHVGYPTLAEEVQILSGHHAGLGSTNLEAVQPILSAADLHALRQQIRQQRVEPNILEYIAKLVGQTRAHKSLYLGASPRASLALLNGAKALAALRGRDFVTPEDVQFLAPSVLRHRIMLTPEREMEGSTPDDVVKQIMQQIEVPR
- a CDS encoding DUF4350 domain-containing protein; protein product: MRQLTTFRLYLLGIVLLFVGYVVLEYNRPKPLNWTPTYTNKDKIPYGAFVLYDQLPRLLGTDSIEAVRLPVYNQLTGTDEPGPIDASADSATVTQGEHNASSSTESVAAQPIPKDDTSALHSNSKWVALAPVKKAKANYLFISQEFRIDRADTRALLAFASLGNDVFIAAEDFSEQAPFLRDTLGFSAVETLLPTRKGSAGLPVADSIDLRFTNPALRHAQIRLPGAWAQHFVVDSGRVGRTLATDAQGRAVFIRLNYGRGHFYLCSAPLAFTNYYLLRPRSAAFAAAALAYLPARRTWWDEYQKQGPASEQSLLRVVFAHDALRQAYYLTLVGALLFVLVAARRRQRIIPTLKPLPNTTLLFTRTVAGLYRQGSSHALIAEKKVGLFLDYLRTRFQETSPDFGDPDFRERLSQKAGVPRPRVDELLRLVNFARTAPRMTDHQLLVLSKALSDFRREANR
- a CDS encoding DUF4129 domain-containing protein; this encodes MRQLNTTRLRELRAQREFRYVEPDASTDAWDAFWARVWRWLSRLLGKPSSSGTWSSWSQAWKYGFYAALLAVLAYAVLKLLQVDITAAFGRSARRGLLAYDTATENIHEVDFTTRIAEAEEAGNFRLATRLGYLEVLKHLTDRGLIQWQADKTNHAYLAELAAGPLREAFRGATRQFEYVWYGELRLNAALYQQARAGQRAVTALLGTRAATAPPAVVSPNILPA
- a CDS encoding stage II sporulation protein M, which gives rise to MREAVFLRQNQERWQQYERQPPAGPDELAARFVALTDDLAYAQTFYPTSPTTAYLNALTSKLHQRLYANKRESSGRFARFWAVELPLVVARHHRTLAVTALLFAVFTFLGALSAAYDDTFVRVIMGDTYVNQTIENIRKGDPMAVYKQQGETLMFLGITANNIYVALNIFVQGVTLGVGTLVQLFRTGLMLGSFQYFFYHYHVLRASVLTIWIHGTLEISAVIVAGAAGFVMARGLLFPGTYGRAEAFRHSARDGLKLAIGLVPIFVVAGFLEGFVTRHTEMPVAASLAIIGSSAAFIGWYFIVYPIRLVRRLEAKAVA
- the phhA gene encoding phenylalanine 4-monooxygenase, whose protein sequence is MTHAPATAAFVALEQDYALYTPADQWVWQTLFERQMQVLPTVASRRFLEGLPRVDFQATKIPDFAEVNPLLDAATGWSLVAVPGIVDDRTFFELLAARRFPATTWLRTPAQLDYLEEPDMFHDVFAHVPLLTDRFFADFLQAVGTLALRHLHDALAVELLSRLYWFTVEFGLIAEGSSLRIYGAGILSSGGETRFCLSDEPARRPFDVVDILATPYVKDRMQDVYFVIDSYEQLAASVPALEAELLRLLALQPASIG
- a CDS encoding RDD family protein — protein: MSSIRVHTAQNVTLEYEVAGLGDRIVATIIDYVVLGAWAIACGLIITMVSSSGGGLNKMNVGVIAMLSLIGLPYVFYNLVCEVFFNGQSIGKKAINIKVMRLDGTAPRIGDYLLRWLLRIVDLQFAGLVAIITIAANGRGQRLGDLAAGTTVVKLRPSQPHTAPPTELSALAGYQVVFPEAALLADHDVALVRQLLHQASARQNYQLLNELANKVKSLTGIRTDLQDGPFLQTILRDHAHLAGQ
- a CDS encoding DUF4394 domain-containing protein codes for the protein MLPASAQTVYGLASVAGMAATSLVTFDATAPGTFTATLPITGLGVGQTLVGLDTRPNTGQLFALGYNPTGTQAQLYTLNTTTGALSPVGAALTLNLGPTTNRIGFDFNPTVDRIRVTGNNNSNFRLNPNNGALAATDTNLAYAATDANAGQTPGVGAVAYGNSFIGATMTVLYDIDEANSRYTTQDPPNAGTLNSRAQLMVNTATALATDLDIYFNPTTRANTAYLTIATGTAAAPTTQLYTLDFIMGTGMMAVGAIGPVGTLVTDIAFAIDRPATLPAVSGQLVYALAGTNLLTFDTAQPGLIRTSVGITGVDAAQTLVGMDIRPATNSLYALGYNATAQTYQLYTLNSLTGAAVAVNTAPVALALGTGKVGFDFNPTVDRIRVTSGNRTNVRLNPADGTIAATDTPLAYATTDANSAATPNIGAVAYTNSVAGATAAATTLYNYDLSLNILTTQNPPNNGTLNTVGATGITANATTPNVDLDIYSPAAGTNTAYLVANTGTSANTSLYTVNLTTGATTLVGAIGNGIAARDIAVAAGTGVTTAARERTDLASGFSLYPNPANGSARLTFALARAGRVELAVYDAAGRRVATQVSAVLPRGTQTLLLQTGNLKAGLYMARLVVDGQLAAARQLVVE
- a CDS encoding RagB/SusD family nutrient uptake outer membrane protein, translated to MNISITNKVAIAVCWSFLAVGTFACQPDKLNPKPEILFSDKVVFSSPARIELQANNMYAYVKSGTFLGGRFQIYNDIRANDFINLRSNGVTGTGVWNHTLTETSQNDVINTWGAAYQAINQINVFLDGLDANASKFVAPVFPADYANKANNYRGEGRLLRALCYYSLLQLYARPYVDGNGSKPGLPLRLKGEVDDKNNDLARSSVGEVYTQILADLDFAEKNLPLNNGSAPLNVTRAHRNTAIALKTRVYLSMAKYDDVIREANKLVPATGPFVAPTGVPNALNASVAAVFAVPQETTESILSFPFTSQDQPGTQNQLAFYYLPQGGGGNGEYSLNSGPGGILSNPAWAAADARRTNFVLVSGTESYLKKYPTGAPNPYTDKAPVMRYAEVMLNLAEARARTTPGVDPQALLLLNAVRGRSNPAGVYTAAGLSSATGLIDAILLERRIEFLGEGIRNIDLMRLNATIPGKGSVSAVAPSDLLYVWPIPFTELATNKLMTRN